Proteins encoded by one window of Desulfobulbaceae bacterium:
- a CDS encoding GGDEF domain-containing protein: MNDDVLKKIFYCMERVVVFEGIDEVLGHIVKTAASLTQADAASMRLFNIKSGLLEVKAGVGLSSDFMNQEPLALGEGIIGKVVVTGNSYKCSNVREDQDCCNKDLAAHEGINAILSVPLKNRDKSIGSLSVYRHSPQEFSDAELLVMSIFAAQAVEAVEKTEQLEHLKREATYDSLTGIYNRRFLLARIDEELKRAERHQRQMSITFIDLDDFKKFNDCHGHLLGDKLLKDISSLFKEELRQNDFLGRIGGEEFIIVTPETDKNGAMTISRKLLDRIRRYEFLGREGRLMGISFSAGIASFPDDGRTVEELIRIADETMYQVKTDGKNGVQVASQA, encoded by the coding sequence ATGAACGATGATGTCTTGAAAAAAATCTTTTACTGCATGGAGCGGGTGGTTGTTTTCGAAGGGATAGACGAGGTCCTAGGCCATATCGTCAAGACAGCTGCTTCTCTCACCCAGGCGGATGCAGCCAGTATGCGCTTGTTCAACATCAAGAGTGGTCTTCTGGAAGTCAAGGCCGGGGTTGGACTCTCATCAGATTTCATGAACCAGGAACCTCTAGCCTTGGGAGAAGGGATTATCGGCAAGGTGGTTGTCACCGGCAATTCCTACAAATGCAGCAATGTCAGGGAAGACCAGGATTGCTGCAATAAAGACCTGGCAGCTCATGAAGGTATCAACGCCATCCTTTCAGTTCCGCTCAAGAATCGGGATAAGTCCATTGGCTCCTTGTCCGTGTATCGCCACTCACCCCAGGAGTTCTCCGATGCCGAACTCCTGGTGATGAGTATTTTTGCGGCCCAGGCCGTTGAGGCCGTCGAAAAAACAGAGCAACTCGAACACCTGAAAAGAGAGGCTACCTACGATTCGCTGACCGGGATTTACAATCGCCGTTTTCTCCTGGCCCGAATCGATGAAGAGTTGAAGCGGGCAGAGCGTCACCAACGCCAGATGAGTATCACCTTCATTGACCTTGACGACTTCAAGAAATTCAATGACTGCCACGGGCATCTGCTCGGCGACAAACTCTTGAAGGATATCTCCTCGTTGTTCAAGGAAGAACTGCGTCAAAACGATTTTCTTGGACGCATAGGAGGAGAGGAATTTATCATCGTAACTCCGGAAACCGACAAAAACGGCGCCATGACCATATCTCGAAAATTATTGGACCGCATACGACGGTATGAATTCTTGGGAAGAGAGGGAAGACTTATGGGTATCAGTTTCAGCGCTGGCATTGCATCCTTCCCTGACGATGGTCGGACGGTCGAGGAGTTAATACGAATTGCCGACGAGACAATGTATCAGGTGAAAAC